In Daphnia magna isolate NIES linkage group LG5, ASM2063170v1.1, whole genome shotgun sequence, a single genomic region encodes these proteins:
- the LOC116915843 gene encoding LOW QUALITY PROTEIN: uncharacterized protein LOC116915843 (The sequence of the model RefSeq protein was modified relative to this genomic sequence to represent the inferred CDS: inserted 1 base in 1 codon; deleted 1 base in 1 codon) has translation MRAIQDVLITAPTLVSDDDKCQPDLKTDANKHDKGVVLSRVDRQDKRRIIFIIRGTTKAEQNYILPPPLRLSLYGLDGQHGPEEVRRSVATYVLPCAHCQLKKPPFVQVSRRLMPIPPASSSPPPIVNLVNTMIKVAEVEEINPVKLFIITVIRILVNLMLETADSENKKELIYAQCKICNDGRFFSGSKQAFTNFNTHCARIHLDEWNKFSTPGTTNNQNSIKPFVVLTSLHVSRKRQLDEGITRVVAEGNLSLNRLKLKPLREWIEMGVPGHLVFEKYGWYIGFTSSGVLKTFELFRCFXAIRQMVGKHTGEATISEYEDVLEEWGIPISKIVRVVTDGGKNMIRAFNLKFPTNKSDPLNHLIVDLSETEAQRPQPIITDLDEYLIVDIKIDCDDISLWNRIDEIQLSCVQFDSDFNQLDKEEESEMEEIDQALRDGFFYVRVGDNDIIHAQQIVLSTHLRARCVVHFLQLVIKDGLTAICSAAVVAMDKAFSVIASVRRSANDTEIVYKATKLHLLAKNVTRWNSQYYSIKGFLRILEIDPLIQTKLNATKEKSNRLTNKMIGILKELVLILEPFQGATDDLQADYETLGNVIPAYLDLLNKVSLSSEEEDGTIINNPNCPFASKIFHCADLVDALKKSLKSRMSYVLQDTYYVSGAVLDPRFKKCWIAATSMSEHALLNSVRFELTSRYSKLKDDESESHSNSTNEKQQFTNQESGPTQSKKERNLYSTINTPKRTPSTGSAKILDELEVYLSEPNIPMEELDDSGVLQPTRALKYWKLHSHRFPILSLVARDIYGCPTFSASIERA, from the exons ATGCGAGCTATTCAAGATGTCCTTATTACTGCGCCCACGCTAGTGAGTGACGATGACAAATGCCAACCGGATTTGAAGACCGATGCAAACAAACATGACAAAGGTGTAGTCCTTAGCCGTGTTGACCGACAAGACAAACGACGGATCATTTTTATCATTCGGGGAACGACTAAGGCGGAGCAGAACTACA TTTTGCCACCACCTTTACGTTTGTCGCTTTATGGTTTGGACGGACAACATGGTCCTGAGGAAGTGCGACGTAGCGTTGCTACCTATGTCTTGCCGTGTGCCCATTGTCAACTGAAGAAACCTCCATTTGTCCAAGTGAGTAGAAGGCTGATGCCGATTCCTCCAGCTTCGTCTTCACCACCACCCATTGTGAATCTTGTTAATACAATGATAAAAGTGGCTGAGGTAGAAGAAATTAATCCTGTAAAACTCTTCATCATCACTGTTATCAGA ATTTTGGTGAATCTAATGTTGGAGACTGCCGACTCAG AGAATAAGAAAGAATTGATATACGCCCAGTGCAAGATTTGTAATGATGGtcgttttttttctggctCAAAACAAGCATTTACTAACTTTAATACGCATTGTGCAAGAATTCATCTTGACGAGTGGAACAAATTTTCAACACCAGGAACAACAAACAACCAGAATTCAATTAAACCCTTCGTCGTTCTTACTTCTTTACATGTTTCCAGAAAACGCCAGCTCGACGAGGGGATCACTCGAGTTGTTGCTGAAGGCAACCTTTCATTAAACAGATTGAAACTGAAGCCTTTGCGTGAATGGATTGAG atggGTGTTCCTGG ACATTTGGTCTTCGAAAAGTATGGTTGG TATATTGGATTTACGAGTTCTGGAGTTCTTAAAACCTTTGAACTATTCAGATGTT TAGCCATCAGGCAAATGGTTGGAAAGCATACCGGAGAAGCAACTATCAGTGAATACGAAGACGTTTTGGAAGAATGGGGAATACCGATTTCAAag ATTGTTCGGGTCGTGACAGATGGTGGTAAAAATATGATTCGGGCCTTTAATCTGAAATTTCCTACAAACAAGTCTGATCCATTGAATCATTTAATCGTCGACCTATCAGAGACTGAAGCACAGCGGCCTCAGCCCATAATTACTGATCTGGATGAATATCTTATAGTGGATATAAAAATTGACTGTGACGACATTTCTTTGTGGAATAGAATCGATGAAATTCAGCTCTCCTGTGTTCAATTTGATAGTGACTTCAACCAATTGGATAAAGAGGAAGAAagtgaaatggaagaaattgATCAAGCACTACGAGACGGTTTTTTTTACGTTCGTGTAGGGGACAACGATATTATCCACGCACAACAGATTGTTTTATCCACACATCTACGAGCGCGCTGCGTGGTGCATTTCTTACAACTTGTGATCAAGGACGGTCTAACCGCAATTtgt AGCGCTGCAGTTGTCGCAATGGATAAAGCATTCAGTGTTATCGCTTCGGTACGAAGAAGTGCCAATGATACCGAAATCGTTTATAAAGCAACAAAATTGCATCTACTGGCGAAAAACGTAACGCGATGGAACTCGCAGTATTATTCAATAAAGGGTTTCCTAAGAATTTTAGAAATTGATCCTCTGATTCAGACCAAACTTAATGCCACCAAAGAAAAATCTAATCGTCTTACCAATAAAATGATTGGTATTCTGAAGGAATTAGTCCTGATTTTAGAACCTTTTCAAGGAGCAACCGATGACTTACAGGCCGATTACGAGACACTCGGCAACGTAATCCCAGCCTACTTGGACCTACTCAATAAAGTAAGCTTGTCAAGCGAGGAAGAAGACGGAACCATCATCAACAATCCTAACTGTCCTTTTGCTAGCAAAATTTTTCACTGCGCAGATCTGGTGGATGCCTTAAAAAAATCTCTGAAATCTCGAATGTCATATGTTTTGCAAGACACTTACTATGTGTCAg gTGCTGTTCTTGATCCCCGCTTTAAAAAATGCTGGATTGCTGCAACTTCAATGTCAGAGCACGCCCTTTTAAACAGCGTTAGGTTTGAACTAACTTCAAGATATTCAAAGCTAAAAGACGATGAAAGTGAATCTCACAGCAATTCAActaatgaaaaacaacaatttacTAATCAAGAGAGTGGCCCGACCCAAAGCAAAAAGGAACGCAACTTGTACAGCACCATAAATACTCCCAAAAGGACCCCTTCAACTGGAAGTGCCAAAATTCTCGACGAATTAGAAGTCTACTTAAGTGAGCCGAACATCCCAATGGAAGAGTTAGATGATTCTGGTGTCTTGCAACCAACTCGAGCTCTTAAATATTGGAAGCTTCATTCCCACCGTTTCCCTATCTTGTCTCTTGTTGCAAGAGATATTTATGGTTGTCCTACCTTTTCCGCCAGTATTGAAAGAGCGTAA